One genomic window of Lepeophtheirus salmonis chromosome 5, UVic_Lsal_1.4, whole genome shotgun sequence includes the following:
- the beta-Spec gene encoding spectrin beta chain isoform X4, whose protein sequence is MTTDISVNVRWDPLHQQEVVDDYEFEYDGGNSSSRLFERSRIKALAVEREHVQKKTFTKWVNSHLCRVNYKVNDLYVDLRDGKLLIKLLEILSGERLPRPTKGRMRIHCLENVDKALSFLYEQRVHLENMGAHDIVDGSPRLTLGLIWTIILRFQIQEITVEEPGPGQATRSAKDALLLWCQMKTAGYNNVNIRNFTTSWSDGLAFNAIIHKHRPDLIQYDRLAKSNAHHNLSNAFDVAEREFNLTKLLDPEDVNVERPDEKSLITYVVTYYHYFSKLKHETVQGRRIARVVGIDMECEKMIEDYESFTTQLLKWIDVKIVELGDREFSNSLRGVQEELVEFNSYRNFEKPPKFMEKGNLEVLLFTLQSKMRANNKKPYFPKESKTISDINRAWERLEKAEHERELALREELIRQEKLEQLAARFNRKAGMRETWLSENQRLVSQDNFGFDLAAVEAASKKHEAIETDIFAYEERVQAVVAVASELESENYHDIDRINARRDNVLRLWNYLLELIYARRNRLVVSLNLQNGFQEMVYILDSMEELKMRLLSDDYGRHLIGVEDLLQKHSLVEADINVLGERVKQVVQQTQGFVEEETPDGYKPCDPSIIIERVQALEDAYSELVRIAVERRSRLEESKLLWQFYWDMAEEENWIKEMENILSQGDIGHDLTTINLLLSKHKSIETEIHSHETALQSSLEAGNNLMERGHFGEDKIRERSVEVQGMWNSLIDLMTDRKKRLTEAVDFHQFLTDADDVDTWMLDILRLVSSDDTGKDESNVQTLLKKQKEITDELKSYQSTIDTLHSQASQLGETDRDGPAVKERLESIDNRYKELQELARLRKQRLLDALSLYKLCTEADGVEQWITEKEKMLVTMTPGKDIEDCEIMKHRFDGFEREMNANASRVAVVNQLARQLLHVDHPNSEDITDRQNQLNSRWADLREKAEQKREELGSAHGVQTYHIECRETVTWIEDKKRVLEQTDELKMDLTGIMTLQRKLSGMERDLAAIETKLKSLEEEAEKIKEIHPEEAEVVRERNAKLRNVWEELNQMLKVRDAKLEEAGDLHRFLKDLDHFQSWLTKTESSIANEDTPSSLAEAEKLLTQHQQIHEEIESYTNDYASMMAYGEKVTADPSTFDDPQYMFLRERLKALKDGWEEVNQMWENRQALLSQSLNLQLFNRDAKQAEVLLSQQEHLLSKDETPANLEQAESLIKKHEALLTTMEANDDKMNGVLQFAQRLVSEEHFGSDKIQKKADDISERRNYNHELALSQLEKLKDQLLLHQFLQDCEELHDWIQEKNVLVQEDTYRTAKTIHSKWTRHQAFESEIASNKERLQQVQDIGKELLVTKPEMKTVISPKIDELSQEFEDLQKSTKDKGERLFDARRADLYEQSCDDIDSFVKDLEAQIQTESVGNDLTSVNILMQKQQMIETQMQVKSQQVSELENQADHLTKMTPEKTEEIEMKKKEVNQRFETIIAPLEARKKELLTKKEIFQFKRDIEDENIWIEERMNSAVSDDYGNSLQSVNMMIKKNKTLKGEIDNHEPRIRSVCEIGQKLIDDGNPEADIFRQDIQDLTEKLGHLKQMLEARRQKLLVSEKAQQFFFDANEAEAWMSEQELYMMVEDRGKDEFSAQNLKKKHEILENAVEDYASNVRQQGETGRQLMDEGHPDSEQIGVRINQVDKLYAGLKDLAFERRAKLDDALKLFRLNREVDDLEQWIAEREVVAGSHELGQDYEHVTLLWERFLEFARETQATGTERVANANEIADALISAGHTDAPTIAQWKDGLNDSWADLGELIDTRTAMLEASRELHKYFHDCKDVLGRILEKQNSMSDELGRDAGSVSALLRKHQNFGQDLQGLQTQVQAIQAESAKLQASYAGDKAMEITNREREVTKAWSELQSMTDTRKAKLNDTSDLFKFFNMVRTLMIWMDDLMRQMSTSEKPRDVSGVELLMNNHQGHKCEIDAREDNFSHCLGLGKELLSRNHYASEDIKAKLGDLTSQRNFMLHKWEERWEHLQLILEVYQFARDAAVAEAWLIAQDPYLKSEELGQTIDEVENLIKKHEAFEKAAAAQEDRFVALERLTTFELQELKKQQEEEEKRRAHESSKPSTPPREKSEAGDVTKSETGSLKSTTASRRGSTASEKKSASSRTKSRTRSKSPFRSFRWPKKSKPDTSGTNLSDDEENLRDVAERPPAEDSELEATLMRKHDWETMTKRAKARSWDRVCVVLKGTTLGFYKDQKAYKSSPESISPIDLKGANAEIASNYVKKDNVFRLKLSNGGEYLFQAKDAEEMGQWVASINQQAAIAGGTSGAEMKSQTLPSGSEKKDEPKRRSFFTLKKN, encoded by the exons ATGACAACCGATATAAGTGTAAATGTTCGATGGGATCCCCTTCATCAACAAGAAGTGGTGGATGACTACGAATTCGAATATGATGGAGGAAACTCTTCATCCAGATTGTTTGAGAGATCTAGAATTAAAGCTCTCGCGG ttgaAAGAGAACACGTACAAAAGAAAACGTTTACAAAATGGGTAAATTCGCATCTGTGTCGAGTCAATTACAAAGTTAACGACTTGTATGTAGACTTAAGAGATGGAAAATTACTTATCAAGCTATTGGAGATCCTTTCTGGCGAGAGACTG CCAAGACCTACGAAGGGAAGAATGCGTATTCACTGCCTCGAAAACGTTGACAAAGCattgtcatttttatatgaacaaagGGTACATTTAGAAAATATGGGGGCCCACGATATTGTTGACGGTAGTCCTCGACTTACCCTTGGTCTAATATGGACCATTATCCTACGATTCCAAATTCAAGAGATCACAGTTGAAGAACCAGGACCTGGACAA gcAACTCGATCTGCAAAGGATGCTTTGCTGCTATGGTGTCAAATGAAGACAGCTGGCTACAACAACGTTAACATTAGAAACTTTACAACCTCTTGGAGTGACGGTCTCGCTTTCAATGCAATTATTCATAAACATAGGCCTGATCTTATTCAGTATGATCGTCTCGCCAAGTCTAATGCTCATCACAACTTAAGCAATGCATTTGATGTCGCCGAGCGTGAATTTAATCTCACGAAGCTTCTAGATCCTGAAGACGTCAATGTTGAAAGACCAGATGAAAAGTCTCTTATAACATATGTTGTTACGTACTATCATTATTTCTCTAAACTTAAACATGAAACTGTTCAAGGAAGGAGAATTGCTCGTGTTGTTGGAATTGATATGGAGTGTGAAAAAATGATTGAAGACTACGAATCCTTTACAACTCAACTTCTCAAATGGATTGATGTTAAAATAGTAGAATTGGGAGATAGAGAATTTTCCAATTCCTTACGTGGTGTTCAAGAAGAACTTGTTGAGTTCAATTCCTACCGAAATTTCGAAAAACCACCCAAATTTATGGAGAAGGGTAATTTGGAGGTCCTCTTATTCACACTTCAATCTAAAATGCGAGCCAATAATAAGAAACCTTATTTCCCCAAAGAATCGAAAACAATTTCCGATATCAATCGTGCATGGGAGAGGCTGGAAAAGGCAGAACATGAAAGGGAATTGGCACTTAGAGAAGAACTTATCCGTCAAGAGAAATTAGAACAGTTGGCAGCTAGATTTAATCGTAAGGCAGGAATGAGAGAAACTTGGCTCTCTGAAAATCAAAGACTTGTTTCCCAAGATAACTTTGGTTTCGATCTTGCTGCTGTAGAAGCTGCATCTAAGAAACATGAAGCCATCGAAACAGATATTTTTGCTTATGAAGAACGAGTACAAGCTGTTGTAGCTGTTGCTTCAGAATTAGAATCTGAGAATTATCATGATATAGATCGTATTAATGCGCGAAGAGATAATGTTTTAAGGTTATGGAACTATTTATTGGAACTTATCTATGCTAGAAGAAATCGCCTTGTTGTTTCTCTTAATTTACAAAATGGTTTCCAAGAAATGGTGTACATTTTGGACTCTATGGAAGAATTGAAGATGAGATTGCTTTCAGATGACTATGGTCGACATTTAATTGGTGTAGAAGACTTGCTTCAAAAACATTCCTTGGTTGAAGCGGATATCAATGTTCTCGGTGAAAGAGTTAAGCAAGTTGTTCAACAAACTCAAGGATTTGTGGAAGAAGAAACACCTGATGGTTACAAACCTTGTGATCCAAGTATTATTATCGAACGTGTTCAAGCATTGGAAGATGCATATTCTGAATTAGTTCGTATTGCTGTTGAAAGGCGTTCTCGTTTAGAAGAATCCAAACTTCTTTGGCAGTTCTATTGGGATATGGCTGAGGAAGAAAACTGGATTAAAGAAATGGAAAACATTCTTTCACAGGGAGATATTGGTCATGATTTGACAACCATTAATCTTTTACTATCGAAACATAAATCCATTGAAACAGAGATTCATTCACATGAAACTGCCCTACAAAGTTCCCTCGAGGCTGGTAACAACCTTATGGAACGGGGGCATTTTGGCGAAGATAAAATAAGAGAAAGAAGTGTAGAAGTTCAAGGAATGTGGAATTCGTTAATTGATTTAATGACTGATCGTAAGAAAAGGTTAACTGAAGCTGTTGACTTCCATCAATTCTTAACTGATGCTGATGATGTAGATACATGGATGTTAGATATTCTAAGATTGGTCTCATCTGATGATACTGGCAAGGATGAATCAAATGTACAGACATTGCTAAAGAAACAAAAGGAAATTACAGATGAGTTGAAGAGCTATCAAAGCACAATTGATACATTGCATTCTCAAGCTAGTCAGCTGGGGGAAACTGATAGGGATGGTCCTGCTGTTAAAGAGCGCCTTGAATCTATTGATAACCGTTATAAAGAACTTCAAGAATTGGCTAGACTTAGAAAGCAACGTTTGTTGGATGCTCTGTCATTATATAAGTTATGTACTGAAGCTGATGGTGTCGAGCAATGGATAActgaaaaggagaaaatgcTTGTCACTATGACACCAGGAAAGGACATAGAAGATTGCGAAATTATGAAACATCGTTTTGATGGGTTTGAGAGAGAAATGAATGCCAATGCATCACGAGTTGCAGTGGTGAATCAACTAGCACGGCAATTACTCCATGTTGATCATCCAAATTCAGAAGACATAACAGATAGACAGAATCAACTTAATTCAAGGTGGGCTGATCTTAGGGAAAAGGCAGAGCAAAAACGTGAAGAATTGGGATCTGCACATGGAGTTCAAACTTATCATATTGAGTGTAGAGAGACTGTCACTTGGATTGAGGATAAGAAGCGAGTATTAGAACAAACTGATGAATTGAAGATGGATCTCACTGGTATTATGACACTTCAAAGAAAGTTATCTGGTATGGAAAGAGATTTAGCTGCTATTGAAACCAAACTCAAATCCCTTGAAGAAGAGGCTGAGAAAATCAAAGAGATTCATCCTGAAGAAGCTGAGGTTGTCAGGGAGCGTAATGCTAAACTACGCAATGTTTGGGAAGAACTTAATCAAATGCTTAAGGTTCGTGACGCTAAATTGGAAGAAGCCGGAGACTTGCACAGATTCCTCAAAGACTTGGATCACTTCCAATCTTGGCTTACCAAGACAGAATCAAGTATTGCCAATGAAGATACTCCATCCAGTCTCGCAGAAGCTGAAAAACTATTGACTCAACATCAACAAATTCATGAGGAAATCGAAAGCTATACCAATGATTATGCTTCAATGATGGCATACGGCGAGAAGGTGACTGCAGATCCTTCCACCTTTGATGATCCACAGTATATGTTCTTGAGGGAAAGACTAAAGGCATTGAAAGATGGATGGGAAGAAGTTAATCAAATGTGGGAAAATCGTCAGGCTCTACTTTCCCAATCTCTCAATCTTCAATTGTTTAATAGGGATGCAAAACAAGCTGAAGTATTGTTATCACAACAAGAACATCTTCTCAGCAAGGATGAGACACCTGCCAATCTTGAACAAGCAGAAAGCCTTATCAAAAAGCACGAAGCTCTCCTAACTACTATGGAAGCCAATGATGACAAGATGAATGGTGTTCTCCAATTCGCTCAAAGGCTGGTTTCAGAAGAACATTTTGGATCtgacaaaattcaaaagaaagcTGACGACATTTCTGAACGTCGCAATTATAACCATGAACTAGCCTTGAGtcaattagaaaaattgaagGATCAGTTACTTCTTCATCAATTCTTACAAGATTGTGAAGAGTTACATGACTGGATTCAAGAAAAGAATGTTCTCGTTCAAGAGGATACTTATCGTACTGCTAAAACAATTCATAGCAAATGGACTCGTCATCAGGCATTTGAATCAGAAATTGCTTCAAACAAAGAAAGGCTACAACAGGTTCAAGATATTGGTAAAGAACTACTTGTTACTAAGCCTGAAATGAAAACTGTTATTTCTCCCAAAATTGATGAACTTAGTCAAGAATTTGAAGACCTTCAAAAGAGCACTAAAGATAAAGGAGAAAGGCTTTTTGATGCTAGGCGAGCTGATCTATATGAACAATCTTGTGATGATATTGATAGCTTTGTTAAGGACTTGGAAGCCCAAATTCAAACAGAGTCCGTTGGAAATGATCTCACATCAGTCAATATTCTTATGCAAAAACAACAAATGATAGAAACACAAATGCAAGTGAAATCTCAACAAGTCTCGGAGTTGGAGAATCAAGCAGatcatttgacaaaaatgacTCCTGAAAAAACTGAAGAAATTgaaatgaagaagaaagaagTTAATCAAAg ATTTGAAACTATTATTGCTCCTCTTGAAgcaagaaagaaagaattacTCACGAAGAAAGAAATATTCCAATTTAAGAGAGATATCGAGGACGAAAATATCTGGATAGAAGAAAGAATGAACTCTGCAGTCAGTGATGATTATGGTAATTCTCTTCAATCTGTTAATATGATGatcaaaaagaacaaaactcTCAAGGGAGAAATTGATAACCATGAGCCTCGTATTCGTTCTGTTTGTGAAATCGGACAAAAACTTATTGATGATGGAAATCCTGAAGCTGATATATTCCGTCAAGACATTCAAGATTTGACCGAAAAACTCGGTCATTTGAAACAAATGCTTGAAGCCAGGCGTCAAAAACTTCTTGTATCCGAGAAAGCTCAGCAATTCTTTTTTGATGCAAACGAGGCTGAAGCATGGATGAGTGAGCAAGAGTTGTACATGATGGTAGAAGATCGAGGCAAAGATGAATTTTCTGCTCAGAATCTCaagaaaaaacatgaaattttggaaaatgcCGTTGAAGATTATGCTTCTAATGTTCGCCAGCAAGGAGAAACTGGGCGACAATTGATGGATGAAGGGCATCCTGATTCAGAACAAATCGGTGTTCGTATAAATCAAGTTGACAAACTGTATGCTGGATTGAAAGATTTGGCATTCGAGCGCAGAGCTAAATTGGATGATGCATTAAAATTGTTCAGACTCAACCGTGAGGTTGATGACTTGGAACAATGGATTGCAGAGCGTGAAGTCGTTGCAGGCTCACATGAATTAGGTCAAGATTATGAACATGTTACGTTATTATGGGAGAGATTCCTTGAGTTTGCTAGAGAGACTCAAGCTACAGGGACTGAAAGAGTTGCCAATGCAAATGAAATTGCTGATGCGCTAATTAGTGCTGGGCACACAGATGCCCCCACAATAGCCCAATGGAAGGACGGCCTCAATGATTCATGGGCTGATCTTGGAGAGCTGATTGATACACGTACTGCCATGTTGGAGGCATCTAGGGAACTACATAAATACTTCCATGACTGTAAAGATGTTCTTGGaagaattttggaaaaacaaaactCAATGTCCGATGAACTTGGACGCGACGCAGGCTCAGTTTCTGCTTTATTACGTAAACACCAAAACTTTGGTCAAGATCTTCAGGGATTACAAACTCAGGTTCAAGCCATTCAAGCTGAGTCCGCTAAATTGCAGGCATCCTATGCTGGTGATAAAGCTATGGAAATAACAAATAGAGAAAGGGAAGTGACAAAAGCATGGAGTGAACTTCAATCCATGACTGACACGCGCAAAGCCAAACTTAACGATACATCAGATCTTTTCAAATTCTTCAACATGGTTCGAACCCTCATGATCTGGATGGATGACCTCATGAGACAAATGTCTACATCTGAAAAACCCAGAGATGTCAGTGGTGTTGAACTATTAATGAATAATCATCAAGGACACAAGTGTGAAATTGACGCGCGTGAAGACAACTTTTCACATTGTCTTGGTCTTGGGAAAGAACTTTTGTCTAGGAATCATTATGCATCGGAGGATATCAAAGCTAAGTTAGGGGACCTGACCTCTCAAAGAAATTTCATGTTACACAAATGGGAAGAGCGATGGGAGCATTTGCAGCTTATTCTCGAGGTCTATCAATTTGCTAGAGATGCTGCTGTGGCCGAAGCATGGCTCATCGCACAAGATCCATACCTCAAATCGGAAGAACTAGGA caAACGATTGATGAAGTAGAGAACTTGATAAAGAAACATGAAGCTTTTGAGAAGGCCGCAGCTGCTCAAGAAGATCGATTTGTCGCTTTAGAAAGATTAACAACG TTTGAATTACAAGAACTTAAGAAGCAGCAAGAAGAAGAGGAGAAACGAAGGGCCCATGAGTCATCTAAACCTTCTACTCCTCCTCGTGAAAAATCTGAAGCTGGGGACGTTACTAAATCGGAAACTGGTAGTCTCAAGTCAACCACTG CTTCTCGGCGAGGTAGTACTGCCAGTGAAAAAAAATCCGCCTCGAGCCGAACAAAATCACGTACTCGTTCTAAGTCACCCTTCCGAAGCTTCAGATGGCCTAAAAAATCCAAACCTGATACTTCTGGAACAAACTTAAGTGACGACGAGGAAAACCTTAGAGACGTTGCTG AGCGTCCACCAGCAGAGGACAGTGAATTGGAGGCAACTCTGATGCGAAAACACGATTGGGAAACGATGACCAAAAGAGCAAAAGCcag atCATGGGACCGAGTTTGTGTTGTACTAAAAGGCACAACCTTAGGTTTCTACAAGGATCAAAAAGCATACAAGTCCTCTCCTGAGAGTATATCACCCATTGACTTAAAAGGAGCGAATGCGGAAATTGCATCGAATTATGTCAAAAAGGATAACGTTTTTAGGCTGaa atTGTCCAATGGAGGAGAATATCTTTTCCAAGCCAAGGATGCCGAGGAAATGGGTCAATGGGTAGCTTCTATCAACCAACAAGCAGCTATTGCTGGTGGAACCTCCGGCGCTGAAATGAAATCGCAAACTCTTCCTTCAGGTTCTGAGAAAAAAGATGAACCCAAGCGAAGAAGTTTTTTCACTCTGAAGAAAAA TTAA